A stretch of the Erpetoichthys calabaricus chromosome 3, fErpCal1.3, whole genome shotgun sequence genome encodes the following:
- the ufsp1 gene encoding inactive Ufm1-specific protease 1 codes for MENDGRHLILNVHLGLPFPEPENNISRHTVVHGDYLYYHYGCDGVDDRGWGCGYRTLQTISSWVCAQTSSGQSPPGLRQIQEALVTMSDKDRSFIGSRSWIGSFEIALCIDYFYQLPCKILHLRSGADLKAKFEELYEHFDRLGSLAMMGGDSDSASKGILGLCSGKHGHYMLVLDPHFYGPPGSISTNTAQKEGWISWRKIELFERESFYNICLPQLAAQ; via the coding sequence ATGGAGAATGATGGAAGACACCTTATCCTAAATGTGCACCTGGGTCTGCCATTTCCAGAGCCTGAGAACAACATTAGCCGCCATACTGTGGTCCATGGGGATTATCTCTACTACCACTATGGCTGTGATGGTGTGGATGACCGGGGCTGGGGTTGTGGATACAGGACTCTGCAGACCATTTCTTCCTGGGTGTGTGCCCAGACCTCAAGTGGACAGTCCCCTCCTGGCCTCCGACAGATACAAGAGGCTCTGGTGACAATGTCAGATAAGGACAGAAGTTTCATAGGCTCACGAAGCTGGATTGGATCATTTGAAATTGCTTTGTGTATAGATTATTTTTATCAGCTGCCCTGCAAAATCCTTCACTTGAGGAGTGGTGCTGATTTGAAGGCCAAGTTTGAGGAGCTGTATGAGCATTTTGATCGCCTGGGGTCTTTGGCAATGATGGGTGGGGACAGTGATAGTGCTTCCAAGGGTATTTTAGGGCTGTGCTCTGGAAAGCATGGACATTATATGCTGGTACTAGACCCCCATTTCTATGGTCCTCCAGGATCAATAAGTACAAATACTGCACAAAAAGAAGGTTGGATTTCATGGAGGAAGATTGAGCTATTTGAACGAGAGTCCTTCTATAATATATGTCTACCGCAGCTTGCAGCACAATGA